The Streptomyces sp. HUAS MG91 sequence GGCCGCACCTGGACCCGCACCACCCCCCTCCGCACCGAGTTCGCCCGCCGCGCCGCCCTCGTCGAGATCGACGCGCTCGTCGCCGTCTGGCTCGGGATCACCGCAGAAGAGCTCGTCGCCATGTACGACGCCCGGTTCCCTGTGCTCCAGCAGTACGAGGAGAACATGTGGTTCGACGCCGATGGGCGCCGTATCGCCAAGGCCCACCAGGTCCACGGCTACGGGCAGCCCAAGGATGCCTGGAAGGAGCTGAGCGCCCGCCAGGGCTTCCCCGAGGACGGCGCGGGTGTTCCCACCGGCTACACCAACCCGCTCTATCGGGCCGACCGCCGCAAGGAGCTCCGTGCCGCCCACGCCGAGTTCGTCCGTCGTATGGCGGCCGTCGGCTGGAAGCCAGGCCAGACGAAACCGTCGGATAACTCGACCAGCGATCCGGTCCGGGGTACGGATGTCAGCGCCCCCTCGTAAAGTTGACGGGACAGCAGCAAACACGGCACACGCACCTCTAAGCAGTAGGTGTTTCCACGGGAGAACAGGGGCCACGGCGCGTCATGAGACCCACCCTCGCCGCGCAGCAGTTGCGCAACACCACGGTCGAGTACCTGACGACCACGTTCGCGCTGGCCGAGCCCGACACCCAGGACGCGCTGACCGACTTCCTCACCGACCCGGCCGACGGCATCTTCCGGGGCCCTTACCTCCGTATCCGGCGGCCCTTCCGGCCCGCTGCTTCCGGCTGGGAGCAGTACCTGGACTGGTACGAGGAAGGCCGCACGCCGTATGCCCACCAGGCCGAGGCGTTCGCACGGCTGTCCTCCAAGGAGGGCCGGACACCGCTGCCGACGCTGGTCACCACCGGTACCGGATCCGGTAAAACGGAGTCGTTCCTCATCCCCGTACTGGATCACTGTCGCCGTGAGAAGGCCGCTGGCCGGCACGGCGTGAAGGCCGTACTGCTGTACCCGATGAACGCCCTGGCAGGCGACCAGGCGTCCCGCCTCGGTGAACTCCTGAAGGACGACCGGCTCTTCGGAGCCGGGGTGACGGCTGGGCTGTACATCGGTGAGGCGTCCGCGTCGGGGGCCGAGGCGCCGTACGGGCGGGTGATGGTGGACCGCGCGGAGATGCGCCGTAATCCTCCGGACATCCTGATCACGAACTACAAGATGCTGGACCTGCTGATCCAGCGTCAGCAGGACGCCTCGCTGTGGCGGGACGCGGATCTCCGGTACGTGGTCATCGACGAGTTCCACACGTACGACGGCGCACAGGGCACCGACGTTGCCATGCTGCTGCGGCGTCTGGCTGTCGCGGTCGGCGCTGACGAGCCGGGGCGTCCGCTCGGCCGGATCTGCCCGGTGGCGACGTCCGCGACCCTCGGGTCGGCCGGCGGCGCGGTCGGTGGGGAGGCGGCTCAGGGCGAGGCCGGGGCCGGTCCGCGTCCGATGCTGGACGTGGCCTCGCAGGTGTTTGGGGTGCGGTTCCCGGACGACGCGGTGGTCAGCGAGGACCGGCTCCCGCTGGATTCCTTCCTGGCCCCGCTCGACCCCACGCTGCCCGTCCCCACTCCCGCCAAGCTGGCCGAACTCCCTGATCCCGCACGGGAGAAGGGCGCACTCGCCCAGACCGCACGGGCGGTCGTCGGGAGCGCGGACTGCGATCCACGCGAGCTGGGACAACGGCTGCTCGCGCATCCGCTCACGCACGCCCTGTTGAGGGCGGACGTGCACAGCCCGGTGTCGGCGCTGGAAGCGCTGGGCACATTCGAGCCGACGTCCGCGTGGCGGCTCGCCCTCGCCGATCCGGCCGTGGCGGAGAACGCACTCGCCCGTTTCGCGGCACTGCTCTCGACGGCCCGTGACCCGCGCACGCCCCCGGGCGAGGAGCGGCCGCTCCTGCTCATCGAGACGCACCTATGGGTACGGTCCCTCTCCCGCGTCCTGCGGTTCACCGCACCAAACCCGGCCTTCTCCTGGACCGACGACGACCAGGCCGCACTCTCCACGATTTCCGGGACTACCGCCTCGGGCATGGCGAGCACGGCTGTGGCCGCGCAAACCGAGCGGCGACGCAACGTACAGCGGACGGGCCGACTCCCGGCCGCATACTGCCGACACTGCGGACGCTCCGGCTGGGCGGCGGTCTGCCCCGAGCGGAACCCGGAGCAGCTGGAGCACGCTCCCGACGAGATCTACCGGCGCAGCGCCTCCGGCGGCGCGGCCAAGGGCCGGGTGCGGGCGCTGATCGCGGCCACCCCCGCCGAGGCCGCCGAACAGGCCCGGCTCCAGGCCGAACAACGCATCCGGCGCGGACGCCGCGGCACCGGCGGCCAGGCAACCGTGATGGTATTGGAGGACAACGGGCGCAAGCTACGCCCACTCGACCCGGACGAGGTGCTCCTCGACGGCGGCAAGATCGCCGAGGCGCCGGAGAACGGCGTCTATGTCACCGCCTGGATCAACAACAAGGAGCAGGACGAATACGCCCGCCAGGACCGCTGCCCGGCCTGCGGACAGAACCAGGGCATCCGATTCCTCGGTGCCGGAATCGCGCCGCTGACCTCGGTGGCGGTGACGCAGCTGTTCACCGGTGGCGAGCTACCCGCCAAAGACGCCACGGGCCGCGACCATCGCCGTACGCTGATCTTCAACGACTCGGTGCAGGACGCCGCCCACCTGGCCGGATTCGTCGCCAGCCGCGCCTGGAAATTCTCGCTGCGCTCTCTGCTTTTCGAGCAGCTCCGTGACCGGGCCGCGCGGAACGAACAGGAACGCAGGGACGGCGTCCAGCTCAACGAGTTGATCGCCGACCTGGTGGTACGGGCCGCCGACGACGAGGAGAAGGAGGGGAAGAAGAAGCTGCTCTCCTCGGTCGTGCCGCCGGACATGCACGACGTGGACCGGGTGAAGAAGCTGCTCGCCGGGGCTAAGCGGGCCGGCGGGCCGGCCTGGTCGCTGGTCGGGGAGCGGCTGGCCTTCAACACCCTCATGGAGTTCGGCCTGAGCTCCCGCTGGGGCCGCACCCTCGAACTCACCCGCACCGTCGCCGCCGAGGTGCACGTACCCGATCCCGAGTGGGCGGCCCGCACCGCCGAGGCGCTGTACGAGCAGCAGTTGAACATGATGCTGCCCACCGCTGACGCGGCACCGGACGACGAGCAAGCCGACGGCGACGGGCCCATCCGGGCGGCGCAGGGCCAGCTGCCCGAGGCCGGACCGGAGCGACTGCGCCGCTTCGAGGGATACGTACGAGTCCTCCTCGAACACATCCGGGCCGGCGGCGGCATTCACCACACCTGGCTCGACTCCTTCATCGACGACGAAGGCCGCAACCGCTACCTGCTCACCGGCAGGCGAGCGGAAGGCATGCCCGCCTTCCCCTGGGGCAGCCAGGCCCCGGCGTTCGTCCTGGTCGGCGCCCGCACCGGACGTACCGACTTCGAGCGGGCGGACTCCGCTGAGGGCTGGTTCACCGACTACACCCAGCGCTGCCTCGGCGGCCTGGACCGCGCCTCAGCCGCCGCGTTCGTCGCAGCCCTCCTGCCCCGCCTCGCCGACCCCGAGGTCGGAGTCCTTGCCCACCGACCCACCGGCGAAGCCAAACGTGGCAGGCAACGTGGCCCCGGCGTCTACGGCCTGACCGCCGGGCACATCCGCGTCCGCCCGCTGGACGACACCGAGACCCTGCACTCCGCCGTCACCTGCCCGGACTGCGGCTGGACCCAGACCGTCCCCCCCGAACGCACCCGTGTATGGGAAGGACTGCGCTGCCCACTCAAGCAGTGCGACGGGCTGCTGACCGTGCCCTCCGCGACGGCCACCGGGCGCGCCAAGCGCGACTACCGCTACGACTACTACCGGCGCCTGTACCGGGAGTCGGGCCCGTACAACGTGGTCGCCGCCGAACACACCGGCGTCCTGAAGCGCAAGGAACGCGAAGCCGTCGAGAAGGGCTTTCGGCGCGGCACCCTGCATACCGACCCCAATGTGCTCTCCTGTACCCCAACCCTCGAACTCGGCATCGACATCGGCCAGTTGGAGGCCGTGATCCTCGCCTCCCTGCCGTCCACGACCGCCTCGTACGTGCAGCGCGTCGGGCGGGCGGGTCGTGCCACCGGTAACGCGTTCATGGTGTCCCTCGCCGACAGCAGCCCCCGCGCCCTGTACCACCTGTCCGAGCCGCGCTATCTCATCGACGGCCCGGTCAATCCGCCCGGCTGCTTCCTGTCCGCCGGTGAACTGCTGCGCCGCCAGTACACGGCGTACCTCATCGACCTGGCCGCGCGCGGCCGACTCCACGACGTGCCGCCGCTGCGGGACCGGGCCGGGCAGCTCTTCGGACACGGCAGCTGGACCAAGGCGATGATCAAAGCCACCTCCGGCCGCACCGACCTCGCCGAGCAGTTCCTCGCCCTCTTTCCCCGGATCGAAGGCGTACGCGACTCCGGGGTGTCCGACGACGCCCGGGCCGCGCTGCTCGAATACGCGCGGACCGGCCTGGCGAAGGCACTGGCCGAGGCAGAGGCCGCCTGGTGGGCGGAGCACGAGAGTCTCCAGACCCGGCGCAGGCAGATCAACGAGGCCGCCGAAGCGCTGCACGACAACATCGAGGACGAGGCGCGCGAGAAGAAGGCCCTGGGCCGGGAGGCTGCCGCCGTCGGCGACCGGCTCCAGGACATGTCCAACACCAGCGCCCAGACCTTCCTCGTCGAACAGGGGCTGCTGCCCAACTACAGCCTTGTCGAGGACGGTGTCCGCCTCGAAGCCACCCTCAACCACAAACGCCCGCCCGCCCGCGCCCGAGGCGGCGAAAAGGGCCAGGCCGCGCCCCAGTGGCAGCGCCCTGAAGTACGCGTCTACGACCGTCCCGCGACTGCCGCCCTGGGCGAACTCGCCCCCGGTAACTCGTACTACGTGCGCGGCTACCGGCACCGTATCGACGGCTTCGACCTCGAGCTCGCCCAGAGCCGCGACGACGGCAAGGACCCTTCGCCCAGCGTGCTCCACACCTGGAGGGTGTGCGGGGAGTGCGGGTACGTCCGCACCGGAGACGACGCCGAGCAGAACACCCGGCCCTGCCCGCGCTGCGCCAGCACCTCCATCGGCGGGCGCAGCGCCCTGTACACCGTGGTCGTGCCCCGCAAGGTCCTCTCCCGGGACAAGCGCGACGACGCCCGCATCATCGACGACCGCGACACCCGCACCCAGATCAACTACACCATCGTCACCGCCGTCGACATCGCTCCCGAATCGGTCAAGGAGAGCTGGCGCCACACCCGCGCCACCTTTGGCGTCGACCACGTCCGCGAGGCCGTCATCCGCCGCTTCAACCTCGGCCGCGCCCGCCCCGGCCGCCGCGCCGAGACCTTCTTCGCGGGCACCGAGACTCCGACCGTCACCGGTTTCGTGCTGTGCCCGCTGTGCGGAGGAGCCACCGAACGAGAGCCTGGGCACGCCCCCGTCCAGGAAGAACTCTCCGAGTCCGCCCTCAACTCACCCGAACACGCCCACCACTTCCCGTGGTGCGCGGTCCGCCGCCGCGACCGGCGCACGGCTCCGCGCGACCTCACCCGCGTCCTCACCGCTGCCGAGCACCGCACGGAAGCCCTTCGCATTCTGCTGCCCGCCGCGACCCTACGCGTCCCAGAGCGGCTCGCTTCCTTCTCTGCAGCGCTCCACTTGGGCCTGGCCAAGCACTACGGCGGCGACCCCGCGCACATCCGCTCCACTCCCGCCACCGAGCCCGACCGTGACACCGAGCTCACCCGTCACTACCTCGTCCTCTACGACGCCTTGCCCGGCGGCACCGGCTACCTCCAGCGGCTCGTCGACAACGACGGCGAGGACTTCCGTGCCGTCCTCGCCGCCGCCCTGCGCGCCCTCGCGACCTGCCCCTGCCAGAACACCCCCGGCCGCCGTGCCTGCCACCGCTGTCTGCTGCCCTTCGCCCAGACCCAGCGCGAGTACAAGAACCTCGACCGGCAGGAAGCCCTCTGGATGCTCGAGGGGCTCCTCGGGCCGGACAGCCGCAGTGGCTGGCAGATCGACCGGCAGCCGACCCGTAAAGCGGGAGACAGTACGGCCGACCGCAACCGCTTCGCGCAGCAGGCGGAGAGCGACCTGGAACGCCGCTTCATCGAGTGTCTCGACCGCTGGCTCGCCCGCCCCGGCAACGGCGGCGCCGCACACGCCACCACACCCACCGGACGCCAGGGCAAGCAGTTCGCCCTGGGTGCCGAGGGCAAGGCCGTGCAGTGGGAAGTTGTCGCGCAGAAGGACCTGACTGGCTATCGGACCCGGCCCGACCTCCTTTTCAGGCCCGTCGTCGGCGCGACAGCCACAGCCGGTGCGGCGCCGCTGCCGGTGGCCGTCTATCTCGACGGGTACCGCTGGCATGCCTCCTCCCGCACCAACCGGATCGCCTCCGACGCGGCCAAGCGCGCCCGCCTTCGCGCCGACGGCACTCTGGTCTGGCAGATCACCTGGGACGACGTCATGGCCTGGGAGAAACAACTGGCCGAGGCTCCCGCAGCCCCGGCCGGCCGTCGTGCCGCGCCGGACGCCGCGCCGGATGCCCTGGCCGCCGTCATCGCCGGCAAGGCCGCAGATGCCGCCTGGCCGCCGTACCCCGTCGAGGGGGACACGTCACCCGGCGGAAAGGTCCGCGCCAAGTGGTCCGCTGCCAAGCGAGGCCCCGCCGACCTCCTTGACTCCTACCTCTACTCCGGAGCCATCCCCTCCCTCCTCGGCTACCTGCGTCACCCCAACCTGGCGCTCTGGCGCGACCTGTCCGTACGCGCGCTGACCGGCCTCCTGGCGATGGACCCCAAGCCGCTCCGCGTCCCCGCCGACGCAGCCGGTGCCGTGCCGTGGATCGAAGCCGTTCTGCGCGGCCAGGCCCCACCGCGTCCCAGCGGCCAGGGCCTGGACCTGATCCAGGCCCACGACGGCTCCGGCCTGCCGCTGCTGCTCGTCGTCGACCGACGTCCCGACCGGCCGCAGACCTGGCACGCGCTCGCCGTCCTCGACGACCGCCCAGACGCGGTACGAGGTGACCGTCCCGACCACCGGCGCCGCTGGAAGGCCTGGTTGAACTGGGGCAACATCATCCAGTTCCTCGACCCCACCGGCAGCGGCCGGGCCGACGGCATTGCCCTGGCCCGTAGCGCCATGGACGACTTCGACGCCGCCCTCCTCGCCTTCACCACCGACACCGCGACAGGGCTGCTCACCGCACTTTGCGAGGAGAAGGCCGGTCACGGGCTGTCAGTTGTGGAGGAAGCGCCGGAGGAGCAGCTGCCGGAGAAGACGCCGGCTCACACGCCGGAACCCCAGGGCCAGCGGAAGAAAGTCGACGAGCCGGACCATTTCACTCCGGCAGAGTTCGCCGTCTGGAGGGCGATCCGAGAGGAGCTCGACGATGGCGACCCCGACGTACTGCGCTTCACGGAACGGCTCATCCACGATCACGTCACACGGCACCCGAATCTGCCGGTTGCCGAAGTCCTCTGGGACGTAGCGGGCGTGACCATGGCGGTCGAGGTCGCCTGGCCCCAGCACAAGATCGGCATCATCCTCCCGGCAGCCGCCGAGAACGAGGACGACATGGCGCAGTTCGCACGGCAGGGATGGGACGTCCGCACTGTGGACCAGTGGTCGACGGACGAGTTGGCTGAGCTGCTCCTTGCCTCTGCGGCGCACCGGCAGGAGGGGGACGCATGACAAACCGAAACGGCGCCCGAGTGGTCGTCAACCTGCAAGTCCAGAGAGACCTGCAGAACCTCGGCCACCACGCCACCAACCAGGTCAACGACTTCGTACGCCGCCTACGCGAAGACCCGGCAAACCGCTCCCTGCGCCTGGCCCCACTGCGCGCCGCGGGCCACAACGGCGACCTTTTCCTGGCCTCGGTACCTCCACACCACGCGGTCCTCCTGCTCCTCACGGACACAGCCCGGTTCACCGTTCTCGCGGTCCGTGAAGGCGAGCGCGCGCACGAGGAACTGTCCCGCCTGACCGTGACGATCAACCCGGTCTCCGGGCTCCCGGACGTCATCGATCAGGCTCACGCCTCGGACACCGTCCTCGCCTTCCCTGTCCGCAACTCATCTCCGCAACCCACCATCGAGGACCCAAAAGCACATCCGTCCGCCCCGGTCAGCCCCCTGCCCAGGCCTCTCTTCGACGAGTACACCGACGACGAACTCACCGGCCTCGGCGTCAGCCGCTCCCTGCTGCCCACTCTCAGTGAGATCACGTCGCGGCAGCAGCTGGATGCCCTCCTCACCGGCAACATCCCTGAGCTCACGCGGGACGTTCTGCTCGCCCTTGCCTCATGCACCCCGGTCGACGAGATCCGCCGTGATATCACCGAGGCCTGGCGCCTTCCCGACGCCGACCCCGAGGACTGGGCCGGCGTGGCACACCACCCCGCCCTCGTCTCCACCGAGGACGACGCTGTCCTCGATGCACTGGGCAACACCTTCGAGGCTTGGCGGCTCTTCCTCCACCCCGAGCAGCGGCGTCTGGCCACCACTCGCTTCAAGGGCTCGGCCAAGGTCACCGGCGGCCCCGGCACCGGGAAGACTGTGGTCGCCCTACACCGGGTACGCCATCTCGTCGAACAGCTCCCGCCGGGCTACGACCGCCCCGTCCTGCTCACCACGTACAACACCAGCCTGGCCGAAGACCTCCGTCAGCGTCTTCGCAGGCTTGGTGGGGACGGCCTTTTGAATCGGGTCCGTATCGAGTCCGTCGACGCCCTGGCCCGGCGCATCGTCGTCGAGGAACCCTCCGTCGACCTCGGCCGCACCTTGCCGGACGACGCCGCGATGCATCTCTGGCACACCGTCCGCGCCGAGACCGGACTCACCAACTACGAGGCGGACTTCCTCGACGAGGAGTTCCGTCACGTCATCGTCGCGGGCCAATGCGTCCGGTACGAGCAGTACCGCTCCATCAGCAGGCCGGGCCGCAAACGGATCACGGTCAAGGACCGGCGCGACATCTGGAAGCTCGTCGAGGCGTACCTCGCCCACCTGGCCGCACACCCACGCCGGATCACCTTCGACCTCGTCGCGAGTGAGGCGGCCCGCATCGCCGACGAACGCAAGCGCGCCTACGACCGCTACCTGGAGTACAAGGACGAACAGGGCGGCCGCGACCTGATCCACCGCGAGGCGGCCAGCCTGATGGGCGGGTTCGGGCCTCGCCTGCCCTTCCGGCACATCGTGATCGACGAGGCGCAGGACCTCTCTGCTTCGCACTGGCGGATGCTCCGCGCCCTGGTACCTGAAGGCCCCGACGACATCTTCCTCGTCGGTGATGCCCACCAGCGCATCTACGCCCACCGCTCCATCCTCAGCCACTATGGCATCCGCACCCCCGGACGCGCGTCCCGCCGTCTCACTCTCAGCTACCGCACCACGCGCGAGATCCTCGGCAGCGCCGGTGGGCTCCTTGAAGGCCAGCCCTTCGACGACCTCGACAACGGCACCGACACCCTCGACGGCTACCGCTCCGTCCTTACCGGCCGCGCACCCGCCTACTACCACGCCCCCGACTGGCAGACCGAACTGCGCGCCGTCGCGGCCCTGCTCTTCGAGCGCCACGACAAGTACGGCACCCCGTACGAGGCGATGGCCGTGGCCGTCCCCGACGGCGCCGCGGCCTCGCAGGCCGCCTACGCGCTGGGCACAGCCGAACACCCGGTTCCCCCGGTGGAGATCGGGCAGGACGGGGTGCCTGAGGGCGCCAAGGGCGTCCGGATCGGCACCATGCACCGCTTTAAAGGCTTGGAATTCCAGCGCGTATTCATCGTGGGCGTCTCCGAAGGACAGGTCCCGCATCAGCGCATCGAGCCGTACCGCCTCAGCGATCCCGGCCGCTTCCGCCAGGAGGAACAGCGCGCCCGCTCCCTCCTCTTCGTCGCCGCGACCCGTGCTCGCGACGAACTCATCGTCTCCTGGAACGGACGCCCCAGCCGCTTCCTTCCCCGCAACGTCGAGCACAGCGCACACAGCGCGATCGCGCTGCTCCGGGGGGATGGATCGCCGTCGAGTTCGTCGGCGGCATAGCCAGACGGCGCGTGCGCGCTGCCTGCTGTCACCACGCCCCGGCGCCCCGGCGCTCCGGCCAACTGATTGATCACCGAGAGGACGCCGCAATCGTGCGTGCATGGACCATACGCGGTGGAAGCCAGGGGGAGCGAGAGGCCATGGCGCTCGACCAGGGCCTCGTCGTCGTCGGCTGGGACGAAGTTGGCGATCTGTCTGCCTGCAAGTCGATCGACGATGTAGGCACCGTACTGGAGGAGTCGTATCCGGACGCAGCTTCAAGGACGCTGGTGAACTGGAAGCACCAGCTGTGGCGCTTCCTGACGATGGACATCGGGGACCTCGTCGTCATGCCCCGTAAGTTCCAGCAGATCGTCTCCATAGGCGAACTCACCGGGCCGTACGAATACCGAGCCGACCAGCCCGCGGGAAGCCGTCACGTTCGAACCGCGAACTGGCGGGTACGCGCTCTCGACCGCGCCGCGATCAAGGGCGATCTGCGCGACAGCATGGGCTCCTTCCTCACCATCAGTGAGCTCACCCGCCGCGAAGCCGTCCAACGCGTCACTGCACTCCTCCAGGGAGGCCGCGATCCCGGATTCACCGGCGGCATCGAACCTCCGGCCGACCCCGATGCTCTTGAAGCGGACGTGGCGAATGCCGGCACCCGGCAGCTCACCGCGCGCGACCTGATCGCCTTGTGGGGCTGGTCCCGCCGCACCTCGGGTGTCACCGAGGTGGTCGA is a genomic window containing:
- a CDS encoding DEAD/DEAH box helicase, yielding MRPTLAAQQLRNTTVEYLTTTFALAEPDTQDALTDFLTDPADGIFRGPYLRIRRPFRPAASGWEQYLDWYEEGRTPYAHQAEAFARLSSKEGRTPLPTLVTTGTGSGKTESFLIPVLDHCRREKAAGRHGVKAVLLYPMNALAGDQASRLGELLKDDRLFGAGVTAGLYIGEASASGAEAPYGRVMVDRAEMRRNPPDILITNYKMLDLLIQRQQDASLWRDADLRYVVIDEFHTYDGAQGTDVAMLLRRLAVAVGADEPGRPLGRICPVATSATLGSAGGAVGGEAAQGEAGAGPRPMLDVASQVFGVRFPDDAVVSEDRLPLDSFLAPLDPTLPVPTPAKLAELPDPAREKGALAQTARAVVGSADCDPRELGQRLLAHPLTHALLRADVHSPVSALEALGTFEPTSAWRLALADPAVAENALARFAALLSTARDPRTPPGEERPLLLIETHLWVRSLSRVLRFTAPNPAFSWTDDDQAALSTISGTTASGMASTAVAAQTERRRNVQRTGRLPAAYCRHCGRSGWAAVCPERNPEQLEHAPDEIYRRSASGGAAKGRVRALIAATPAEAAEQARLQAEQRIRRGRRGTGGQATVMVLEDNGRKLRPLDPDEVLLDGGKIAEAPENGVYVTAWINNKEQDEYARQDRCPACGQNQGIRFLGAGIAPLTSVAVTQLFTGGELPAKDATGRDHRRTLIFNDSVQDAAHLAGFVASRAWKFSLRSLLFEQLRDRAARNEQERRDGVQLNELIADLVVRAADDEEKEGKKKLLSSVVPPDMHDVDRVKKLLAGAKRAGGPAWSLVGERLAFNTLMEFGLSSRWGRTLELTRTVAAEVHVPDPEWAARTAEALYEQQLNMMLPTADAAPDDEQADGDGPIRAAQGQLPEAGPERLRRFEGYVRVLLEHIRAGGGIHHTWLDSFIDDEGRNRYLLTGRRAEGMPAFPWGSQAPAFVLVGARTGRTDFERADSAEGWFTDYTQRCLGGLDRASAAAFVAALLPRLADPEVGVLAHRPTGEAKRGRQRGPGVYGLTAGHIRVRPLDDTETLHSAVTCPDCGWTQTVPPERTRVWEGLRCPLKQCDGLLTVPSATATGRAKRDYRYDYYRRLYRESGPYNVVAAEHTGVLKRKEREAVEKGFRRGTLHTDPNVLSCTPTLELGIDIGQLEAVILASLPSTTASYVQRVGRAGRATGNAFMVSLADSSPRALYHLSEPRYLIDGPVNPPGCFLSAGELLRRQYTAYLIDLAARGRLHDVPPLRDRAGQLFGHGSWTKAMIKATSGRTDLAEQFLALFPRIEGVRDSGVSDDARAALLEYARTGLAKALAEAEAAWWAEHESLQTRRRQINEAAEALHDNIEDEAREKKALGREAAAVGDRLQDMSNTSAQTFLVEQGLLPNYSLVEDGVRLEATLNHKRPPARARGGEKGQAAPQWQRPEVRVYDRPATAALGELAPGNSYYVRGYRHRIDGFDLELAQSRDDGKDPSPSVLHTWRVCGECGYVRTGDDAEQNTRPCPRCASTSIGGRSALYTVVVPRKVLSRDKRDDARIIDDRDTRTQINYTIVTAVDIAPESVKESWRHTRATFGVDHVREAVIRRFNLGRARPGRRAETFFAGTETPTVTGFVLCPLCGGATEREPGHAPVQEELSESALNSPEHAHHFPWCAVRRRDRRTAPRDLTRVLTAAEHRTEALRILLPAATLRVPERLASFSAALHLGLAKHYGGDPAHIRSTPATEPDRDTELTRHYLVLYDALPGGTGYLQRLVDNDGEDFRAVLAAALRALATCPCQNTPGRRACHRCLLPFAQTQREYKNLDRQEALWMLEGLLGPDSRSGWQIDRQPTRKAGDSTADRNRFAQQAESDLERRFIECLDRWLARPGNGGAAHATTPTGRQGKQFALGAEGKAVQWEVVAQKDLTGYRTRPDLLFRPVVGATATAGAAPLPVAVYLDGYRWHASSRTNRIASDAAKRARLRADGTLVWQITWDDVMAWEKQLAEAPAAPAGRRAAPDAAPDALAAVIAGKAADAAWPPYPVEGDTSPGGKVRAKWSAAKRGPADLLDSYLYSGAIPSLLGYLRHPNLALWRDLSVRALTGLLAMDPKPLRVPADAAGAVPWIEAVLRGQAPPRPSGQGLDLIQAHDGSGLPLLLVVDRRPDRPQTWHALAVLDDRPDAVRGDRPDHRRRWKAWLNWGNIIQFLDPTGSGRADGIALARSAMDDFDAALLAFTTDTATGLLTALCEEKAGHGLSVVEEAPEEQLPEKTPAHTPEPQGQRKKVDEPDHFTPAEFAVWRAIREELDDGDPDVLRFTERLIHDHVTRHPNLPVAEVLWDVAGVTMAVEVAWPQHKIGIILPAAAENEDDMAQFARQGWDVRTVDQWSTDELAELLLASAAHRQEGDA
- a CDS encoding UvrD-helicase domain-containing protein, with the translated sequence MTNRNGARVVVNLQVQRDLQNLGHHATNQVNDFVRRLREDPANRSLRLAPLRAAGHNGDLFLASVPPHHAVLLLLTDTARFTVLAVREGERAHEELSRLTVTINPVSGLPDVIDQAHASDTVLAFPVRNSSPQPTIEDPKAHPSAPVSPLPRPLFDEYTDDELTGLGVSRSLLPTLSEITSRQQLDALLTGNIPELTRDVLLALASCTPVDEIRRDITEAWRLPDADPEDWAGVAHHPALVSTEDDAVLDALGNTFEAWRLFLHPEQRRLATTRFKGSAKVTGGPGTGKTVVALHRVRHLVEQLPPGYDRPVLLTTYNTSLAEDLRQRLRRLGGDGLLNRVRIESVDALARRIVVEEPSVDLGRTLPDDAAMHLWHTVRAETGLTNYEADFLDEEFRHVIVAGQCVRYEQYRSISRPGRKRITVKDRRDIWKLVEAYLAHLAAHPRRITFDLVASEAARIADERKRAYDRYLEYKDEQGGRDLIHREAASLMGGFGPRLPFRHIVIDEAQDLSASHWRMLRALVPEGPDDIFLVGDAHQRIYAHRSILSHYGIRTPGRASRRLTLSYRTTREILGSAGGLLEGQPFDDLDNGTDTLDGYRSVLTGRAPAYYHAPDWQTELRAVAALLFERHDKYGTPYEAMAVAVPDGAAASQAAYALGTAEHPVPPVEIGQDGVPEGAKGVRIGTMHRFKGLEFQRVFIVGVSEGQVPHQRIEPYRLSDPGRFRQEEQRARSLLFVAATRARDELIVSWNGRPSRFLPRNVEHSAHSAIALLRGDGSPSSSSAA